Within Cydia fagiglandana chromosome 1, ilCydFagi1.1, whole genome shotgun sequence, the genomic segment AAATGATTGATGATTACGCAGACTACCCGACGATAGAGCAGTGGCAGATGATGTCGGTGCGCGAGAAGGACACGTCGTTCGTGGACACGTTCCTCACGGCCGCGGTGGGCATCCTGCGCACCAAGGACTGCAAGGACACCGCCACCGACCGCACCAGCTTCTCTATCGTGCCGAAGAAagtcaaaattgtaagaaatttGTATTGTTAAACGGAATTGAAGTATGATACCTAGAACAATATCTACATAATCAAAAAAGAAAACGTGCTAAGAATACAGCAGTTCCCAGAGCACTCGGTCATACcaactaaatacctactatttaGCGCTCTGATGAATATATGTAGTAGAAAAAAAGATATGGAGAAGAAAAGAgctttttaaaacaattattttaatgccTCTGAGAATTCGATCAAAACTGCATCAAATAATTGGCGTTTATGAAATACGTAACGTGGAAcgttttatataggtaatttattcacaaacatatacctatattttcaaAGAACGCTACAATAACACAATTTCTTTATTCAGGGACATAGTCGAGTCATAGCACTACTCAACGATCCAATCAGAGAAGAGGACAGTATCAAGATAATCGTAGACAAGAAAGGGGAAGCCATCCACATACCGACGTTTAAGAAGCGGAATCCTTATACGctacaatttgatattccaggtaggtactaacaattaaaaggtAACAGAATAacgtcaaaaaaattaataaataaaccgCAATTTATAACAATTCACACTTAAAACTATTTTCAATGTTATAATCTCGTTGTTTGCTTACAGAATCGTGCCTGGATGTATCTATGCTCGTATGGGTTAGAGTCAGCAAAAACGGCCAGCCGTTGGGAAGGAGGCAAATCAAATGCGAAAGTCGACTTAGAGAGTTAGACCAGTTACTGAGGGCGTCAGATCATCCATTGGAATTTATGTGCCAGGTAACACTATATCTAAGTTAAATATCAGTTTGCCTACCTAAATGTTTTATTAGAGATCTTTTGCAATCTCAATTTACCTCTTTATTTCAGACTTTAGGTTTTAAAACAACGAGTAAAGAGCAACTCGACAGTTGGATGCTCAGCGCATTCCAGAAGAACATTCCTCCACACTTCAACTTGCTCGTTTCTAATGAGCAGTTTAACCCAAAGGCTGATGtatcaagtaagtacctatctacttataagaaataattttaaCGTATTCAAAATAAGGTAACGATCCACGTAACTAACTAACGTAACTTATTCGCTTTTATACTTTACCATGAACGTCCACGGTAACGGCACGTTTTACCATTCTGATAAAGCAGAGGACCTATAAACGTAGGAAATCCTACGCGGTCGCTTTTAAATTTCCGTGCACGTTGCCGGCCACAATATACCGTTACCGACCATTCGTTAAAATTAGCTGAACGGCTGCACTCGATTAGTTTTATCTATCAGAGAATTgccagtttttaatgaaaaagactGCGAATTTCTAATTTTCAAGAGATGTTCCAATAATGAGCCTTACAAATCACGAATTTGTCGTCAGGCGGCGAAGAATACCCCACCCTACTGCACTGGGCGGCGCGCTTCGGGCTGGAGCGGCTGTGCTGGCAGCTGCTGGAGTgcccgggcggcggcgcggccgtGGCGCTGCGCAACGTGCGCCAGCGCACGCCCGCCGACCTGGCGCGCGACTACCACCACACCAGGCTAGCCGAAGTGCTGGCTGACCATATGGTAACACCCACTTTCctcaacatttttatttaaatattttctgttGCTCATTGTCGTGATTATATAATCACGACAATGAGCAAcagaaaatattgaaaatacaCATGGAGCCACTCTTTGTTAGAATTCTTCGTCCTATTTTTAAGGTTCATCTACCAACTACGATAATATTGTAGATAtagaaaatctaataattaatattcaaccaaataactaaattgataatgattaattttttttacaatttatttaaaatgtgtAATGGTCTAATGGTAATCCATTTGTTTTAGAAAATAAACGAGTTCTCCAATATGTATTACTATTTGAAAAATATGACTGAAAGCGACAAAGACGAAGACCAAAAAGAAATTAAACACGATGAAGAGTTACGAATTGTAGAAACATGCGACACTGTCGACTCTCCCACGAGCCTCGAAGCGAAAGCTGTGGAAGAGCCAGCCACCGACCCCTTCAGCGAGGCATGCACTCAAACCCTGGAGGACAATTTAGACAAAATTAACGAAAGCAAAAAGAAACGACCCGTCCTGAAAATACCAAAGATGAAAGAGCAACTTTACCAAAACGACATACCCTTCCACGATGACACCGCCGGCAGGATCCAGCAGGCGATAGAGCACGACTACCTCGTTCAGCCGTCCAACATCAAAGTGGAGAGCCCCAAATTCAGACCTAACAACTTGTATGCCAACAGCTCCCGGCTCATGCCTCAGCAGTCCGACGTTTTCCTTTACTCACCCACCGAAGAATCCAAAAACTTTAACATAGAAACACCCACCAGTGACATAAGCCAAATAAATTTGAATGCCAAAGATAGGTGTAGCGCTAAATCAGGGAAAGAAATGTTCCCGTTAAATGGACAAGACGAGTTAGCGGAAATTATAAACGATTTCAAGAACAATGTATTCTCTATTTCTGAAGTCGAAAAACTGGTTATGGAATGGAAGAACCGGAATGAGACGCAGCAATCCTTAAAAGAGAAACAGGAGCAGCTCAACAAAATGCGTGAGGAGTACGACAAGATCCAACAAAGAATTAAGGACAATTTGAAAAGGCCAACCCCGTTCGAGAGGGTAAAGAAAATTTTCTCCAAAGGCAAAAAACGTAAGTTACTAAATAAATATGCTCACCCTTTGAGATCTTTCTTTTTTTGTCTTTTCATTCTAATTAACTATTAATATAAGGGGATAacttcgcctttgtacttccattactctAATTCATTTTTGCAAACCTGTGTTGTATACAATAAAGAGATAAGTATTTTTTACAGATCACGACCAAAATGGATCCGTTGAAAAAAGGAAAGGAAGTACGCGCCCTAATAGCAGCTTAAGCGACAGTGAGTACCTTTGGTTATATGACTTATGTcttatacgaaatatttttttctgaatgACAGAAAATATTCGAGCTCTTAACTAaatattgtttaatatttttgtgaaggTTCATCATCATCTGGGCGCCTGAGCACCGTCAGCGGAGGTAGCGTAGCGGAGACCAACAGTGTTCAGTCAGAACAAGATGACAAAGCGAGGTCTATTGTAAGTTCATTTTTATATCATAATAATCACATGTACGTCTAAAATTCTAAATCCGTGAACGTGGCTAGTTCTAGTACAGtcctactacctacctacaattatattttacacaatgaaggccgcaaaaatatctgacacgatcttattcgtggagccataagagcgtgtcacatatttttgcggccttcgaagagcaacatattattgcaggtgactgtaccaacgtacaaattatgaagtattGTACATTATCCTAGTGTTAGCCGTTGTAGTGATTTAACGCTTAGAATATTTTTGGGTTAGTTTTAGCTACGTAAAGCCTATAATATCTAAGAAGAATGATGAATTGATTGTAGAATAAAGAACTTACCCATAACTTGGACTTGTCCAGATTTCGTCCAGTACCCTGACGATGCACTCGGCGAGCGAGCACGACAGCCGCCTCGACGACTACCTGatcccgccgccgccgcgcccccTCAACGGCTGCCCGCAGTTCACCACATTCGGCCACCCTAAACACGATCAGACAAGGTACGTTACTTGGTTGCATTAAAGTTTAGTCAAGTGCCGTAACGACGCTTGGATGAGTCAAAACATAATttgaagtataaaataaaatcttggattatattttagaaaatgagATTTGGGTATGGCATACCTAATGTTTACGTTAAGTgcattaggcccacttgcaccatcccactaacccggggttaaccggttaaacctggagtcgccatggttacccatacaatttgacactaggtaaacggtttaactgcttaaccccgggttagtggaatggtgcaagtaggcctTAGTGATAATGATTAACGACGTATCTCTTGATTCCTTGTGCAAATAAACGTTAATTTCCAATTGCATTATGAGTTCGGCCTCGGCAGACTCGCAGAAATTAGCTTTCATAGTGCTACAGAAGGTTGAAGCCTCGAGTATTTACGACTCGACCGGAGTTTAATTCGCAACACTAATCaataagtaatattataaaatgcGAAAGTATAATTTCTGTCTGTCCTCTCtgacctcttcacgcttaaaccgctgaaccgatttagatgaaatttggtatagagattgtTCGAGGCCAGTGAAttacttaatttagtttttatcaaCAATCATCATTATTCCACGGAGATAATGGCGCAGGCATAAGctagttaattataaatacatcAATGAAAGTACTGTCGATACTGAAGTAACATGTTACCTTTCAGAGGTCACATGGCCACAATAGTGGAGCGCGAAACGTCAGCGTCCCGGGAGCGCTTGGACTGCGACTCGGACACCAGCAGCACGCACCTCCGCATGAACTTCCCGCGCGACCGCCCCGCCCCCGCCGGCCGCTGCGACGACCGCGACGGCGCGCACATGTACATGAACATATCCGCCACGCACACCTAGCATGGCGGATGACACGAGCCTGTTGTGTCGTGGAGGGTACCTCGCCCCTTAGCCGCCCAAAACAGACCAACCCATTGAGCCCACGCGATGCTGCTGGACATACTTTGTACTGACGCTCCGCTTTAAGAATaccaaattgtttttttatagtttCCATAGCACGAGTAATAATGACGGGCAAAGTTGAAGGCACGAGACCTCAGGGCCCTCCTCCTACTagatggtgtgctcaaattacggcacctatgcaattaaaactgcacgaggccatgcgcatGGCGGGGAACAGAACCCTATttaggaacctggtcttcagcagaaggatatgatgtcacgatcctcagtattgagggaccgactgaagaagaagCACGACATAGAGGCTTTGCGCCACATTGTTACAAATCTAATTGTTTTCTGTACAGCAAGATGGTTGATTCACACGTCCACCTTGTAGATACGATTGTGATCATTACAGTCGTTGGTATGTAGCTCCCATACAATCGTTTTTGGTCGTCGTTATGTAACGCGTGTCGACACCTTTCTTTTCAACTAACTCTTTACTAAATATGCATATTGCATTTACAAAAATACATACTAGCTCACATAAATAagctaaatacatacatacacaaataaacaaataaatattgtgtagttACATTCCAAGTATTACGACAACCAACCagaatacatacatattatcttCGGTTTGCCTTCTAAAATATAGATTAATGGGTACTGAGTTGTCGAAATCAGTTGAAATTCACTGCAATCAGAACGCATAGACTTCATTATTTATGATCGCACCTACATTGAACTCGAAAGAAATAGAGTTGGGTCGCCCACATAATTCGATTTCTAAAAACTTGCCTATTTTGTGTAAATCAAACAGAAAATATATGTTTTGTTACAGTAGGTATATTTGACTCCCTGCCGCTCTAAGATCACGTGAAAAGGTACTTGTATTGTAAAAACTTAAGACTCAAATGAGAAGTAGGTAACTGTTTCTAATTGCAATGTGCTCTACTAAATATATTGCTCATTTTGTTGTTGTTGGGcaaatatgacactttcaacGAATTTTGAAGACTGAAAAGTTAAcgtaattttatgtaaatattgtgtaaataaaatatacctactgtttGAATTAGATTTATAGTTTTCTATTTATTATCTAAAGTAATGCATTcgtgtttaatattattattatatgtagtaCAAAATATATTCTTTAGTGTAAAGTTCGTACAACATTCGTACAAATTACATATGCAGCATCAATAGAATTAAGAACTACGAGGGATAGTGACAATATTCttgtaaaacatgttttttctaTACTAATCGTAATCTATTGTTGCTACAAATGCTTAGAAAATGGGAATCTCAATAGAAACGAAGGTTTTTTATACGTAATTTTGTATTAATGTGACCGAAATCGCATTTATTTTTCCTATATAATATAATCTTtgaaatataaagtaaaaataagataaatggtatttattatttcaccAACCCTATACATATAAGACCAACATTTGGTTTTCGGATATAAGTTTTAAGTACAAAATTCATTAATAATGAGCATATAAACTTTAAGAATACGCCCATAATTTCCTATTTAAGTACATTAGTCATGTTTAATAATTAAGAGAAAAAATTACAACTAGattgataaataaattattaaaatttaatataaaatacaatacTCTCGTTGCAATTTCATTGGTGTAAACGTTAACTATTGGTTAAgtaattacattaaataaatgcattaataaataattatatatcaaaAACAAACTTTTTCAAAAAGTTGCTTCACCGTTAGCATAATATCATACACAATATCACATTGATTTATGTTGAATTTtcaccctatagttcgttttttttagcattagaatgaaCTTGCAacaaggtaagcgatcttggcatgtcttttaattgaaaaacgctctttttaaaaatcaataactattacttatgaaagcagaagaatataagtgatcgtattagattcataattgttacatatttgccgtaacttatttttaaaatgtgtttttcaattaaaagacacatcaagattgtttacctaatttctaatgctaaaaaaaacgaagtatagttaaATGATCAGATGATAAGTAACTCAAATTTTCGTAAATAAACAACGTTCGACgacataaatacaaaaaaatataacactAAAACATCTGAATATTTGTGTGGTTCGGTTTGACTTTAAACATCACAATATCACATACCTACAAGTAAATAAAGCAAGTTGAAAACGATCGTTTcaccaaaaatataatataaatatcacaTATACGTAGTGTATAGGTATCTACATCGACACTAATTGAATTTAGAAAAATGCACTTGATTAGTATAGGTACGGTCGACTCTTTAGCTACTTAAATCTACGTAGTGATTTAGAAATGGAGTTTACGGAGCAATTGGGTGCAGAAGTATATTTGCCTTGTTTAGGTATAaatgatattatttataatCGACTGTTAAAATACATTgtcatttataatttaatttaagataggtagttatattttatttcggTTTAGAAGACTGAAGTATAAGGAACTCAAATATGTATACTCAACA encodes:
- the LOC134663744 gene encoding phosphoinositide 3-kinase adapter protein 1 isoform X2, coding for MDNPSYFALPNADVLDSAESNQTTAEPCSRSAPGRVWADARSLGSPRRREPESPRRREFRALLRSLSAKEPEQAEAFLRGQPRPGDVAPGDMRHSSTAPRIKKGKISTTVVTPDGPQEREEVFYTIPLQGRRRHSVGGYLAAGASGAGEVTSVPSEVPKMPPPRFGPKEEEVKRRRPKNFPFKEMEDIAILWSSGSPESALWSDYLVASFDKIMSQRARHHYRVTPITVEELMASDSQEKIEKLSKSQLQIVILCPNLATKMSDLRAESNMEAMFKVDKVLVMLLGVEKNQVIANNCEDYPTIEQWQMMSVREKDTSFVDTFLTAAVGILRTKDCKDTATDRTSFSIVPKKVKIGHSRVIALLNDPIREEDSIKIIVDKKGEAIHIPTFKKRNPYTLQFDIPESCLDVSMLVWVRVSKNGQPLGRRQIKCESRLRELDQLLRASDHPLEFMCQTLGFKTTSKEQLDSWMLSAFQKNIPPHFNLLVSNEQFNPKADVSSGEEYPTLLHWAARFGLERLCWQLLECPGGGAAVALRNVRQRTPADLARDYHHTRLAEVLADHMKINEFSNMYYYLKNMTESDKDEDQKEIKHDEELRIVETCDTVDSPTSLEAKAVEEPATDPFSEACTQTLEDNLDKINESKKKRPVLKIPKMKEQLYQNDIPFHDDTAGRIQQAIEHDYLVQPSNIKVESPKFRPNNLYANSSRLMPQQSDVFLYSPTEESKNFNIETPTSDISQINLNAKDRCSAKSGKEMFPLNGQDELAEIINDFKNNVFSISEVEKLVMEWKNRNETQQSLKEKQEQLNKMREEYDKIQQRIKDNLKRPTPFERVKKIFSKGKKHHDQNGSVEKRKGSTRPNSSLSDSSSSSGRLSTVSGGSVAETNSVQSEQDDKARSIISSSTLTMHSASEHDSRLDDYLIPPPPRPLNGCPQFTTFGHPKHDQTRGHMATIVERETSASRERLDCDSDTSSTHLRMNFPRDRPAPAGRCDDRDGAHMYMNISATHT
- the LOC134663744 gene encoding phosphoinositide 3-kinase adapter protein 1 isoform X1, translated to MGPQFDYSLRATNNPSYFALPNADVLDSAESNQTTAEPCSRSAPGRVWADARSLGSPRRREPESPRRREFRALLRSLSAKEPEQAEAFLRGQPRPGDVAPGDMRHSSTAPRIKKGKISTTVVTPDGPQEREEVFYTIPLQGRRRHSVGGYLAAGASGAGEVTSVPSEVPKMPPPRFGPKEEEVKRRRPKNFPFKEMEDIAILWSSGSPESALWSDYLVASFDKIMSQRARHHYRVTPITVEELMASDSQEKIEKLSKSQLQIVILCPNLATKMSDLRAESNMEAMFKVDKVLVMLLGVEKNQVIANNCEDYPTIEQWQMMSVREKDTSFVDTFLTAAVGILRTKDCKDTATDRTSFSIVPKKVKIGHSRVIALLNDPIREEDSIKIIVDKKGEAIHIPTFKKRNPYTLQFDIPESCLDVSMLVWVRVSKNGQPLGRRQIKCESRLRELDQLLRASDHPLEFMCQTLGFKTTSKEQLDSWMLSAFQKNIPPHFNLLVSNEQFNPKADVSSGEEYPTLLHWAARFGLERLCWQLLECPGGGAAVALRNVRQRTPADLARDYHHTRLAEVLADHMKINEFSNMYYYLKNMTESDKDEDQKEIKHDEELRIVETCDTVDSPTSLEAKAVEEPATDPFSEACTQTLEDNLDKINESKKKRPVLKIPKMKEQLYQNDIPFHDDTAGRIQQAIEHDYLVQPSNIKVESPKFRPNNLYANSSRLMPQQSDVFLYSPTEESKNFNIETPTSDISQINLNAKDRCSAKSGKEMFPLNGQDELAEIINDFKNNVFSISEVEKLVMEWKNRNETQQSLKEKQEQLNKMREEYDKIQQRIKDNLKRPTPFERVKKIFSKGKKHHDQNGSVEKRKGSTRPNSSLSDSSSSSGRLSTVSGGSVAETNSVQSEQDDKARSIISSSTLTMHSASEHDSRLDDYLIPPPPRPLNGCPQFTTFGHPKHDQTRGHMATIVERETSASRERLDCDSDTSSTHLRMNFPRDRPAPAGRCDDRDGAHMYMNISATHT
- the LOC134663744 gene encoding phosphoinositide 3-kinase adapter protein 1 isoform X3, with protein sequence MEAEKMEDIAILWSSGSPESALWSDYLVASFDKIMSQRARHHYRVTPITVEELMASDSQEKIEKLSKSQLQIVILCPNLATKMSDLRAESNMEAMFKVDKVLVMLLGVEKNQVIANNCEDYPTIEQWQMMSVREKDTSFVDTFLTAAVGILRTKDCKDTATDRTSFSIVPKKVKIGHSRVIALLNDPIREEDSIKIIVDKKGEAIHIPTFKKRNPYTLQFDIPESCLDVSMLVWVRVSKNGQPLGRRQIKCESRLRELDQLLRASDHPLEFMCQTLGFKTTSKEQLDSWMLSAFQKNIPPHFNLLVSNEQFNPKADVSSGEEYPTLLHWAARFGLERLCWQLLECPGGGAAVALRNVRQRTPADLARDYHHTRLAEVLADHMKINEFSNMYYYLKNMTESDKDEDQKEIKHDEELRIVETCDTVDSPTSLEAKAVEEPATDPFSEACTQTLEDNLDKINESKKKRPVLKIPKMKEQLYQNDIPFHDDTAGRIQQAIEHDYLVQPSNIKVESPKFRPNNLYANSSRLMPQQSDVFLYSPTEESKNFNIETPTSDISQINLNAKDRCSAKSGKEMFPLNGQDELAEIINDFKNNVFSISEVEKLVMEWKNRNETQQSLKEKQEQLNKMREEYDKIQQRIKDNLKRPTPFERVKKIFSKGKKHHDQNGSVEKRKGSTRPNSSLSDSSSSSGRLSTVSGGSVAETNSVQSEQDDKARSIISSSTLTMHSASEHDSRLDDYLIPPPPRPLNGCPQFTTFGHPKHDQTRGHMATIVERETSASRERLDCDSDTSSTHLRMNFPRDRPAPAGRCDDRDGAHMYMNISATHT